A window of the Petrotoga sp. 9PW.55.5.1 genome harbors these coding sequences:
- a CDS encoding sugar transferase: MKRLLIHIIDIVLIFSINSLVLQLPIFISLISSIIIYLGLYSFRLYDLEPMGNYTESVIKTAVGTLVSYIVILIIYFFLTNYFNRLFFVTNLLSTILIIPVLHKIEYVIYKKHIPVKNYLVIGRKAEIGHIMDEISHKSLNKLKFTQYINPSPTTLEKLIKQSTSKYSIQPIDAIVITDPQLEKRVKPQIENFKEEGLKIEYLPNMVEKYLNRIPIEVAEKFKEYYEVIFQETQPDPVQKILDKLLGSLLLLIFSPFMLIISLAILIEDGRPIIYKQKRMGKNEKIFIMNKFRSLKETEINENNPNEDIEKRVLKTGKITRKLRLDELPQFWNIIKGDMSIVGPRPEMLKFHNIMSSQIPFYNFRLKINPGITGWAQIYYKHTSTLEDYIIKTEYDLYYIKNRNTFLDLQIMLKTLETILGMRGAR, translated from the coding sequence GTGAAGAGGTTATTGATTCATATCATTGATATAGTGCTAATTTTCTCGATAAATTCATTAGTTTTACAACTACCAATATTTATATCTTTAATTTCTTCTATTATCATATATTTGGGGCTGTATTCTTTCAGATTATACGATCTAGAACCAATGGGGAATTATACAGAGTCTGTTATAAAAACGGCAGTGGGGACACTAGTAAGTTATATCGTAATACTCATTATTTATTTCTTTCTTACAAACTACTTCAATAGATTGTTCTTCGTCACAAACTTGTTATCAACAATTCTTATAATTCCAGTTTTACACAAGATTGAGTACGTAATATATAAAAAACACATCCCCGTTAAGAATTACCTTGTTATAGGAAGAAAGGCAGAGATCGGTCATATCATGGATGAGATTTCTCATAAATCCTTAAACAAACTAAAATTCACTCAGTATATTAACCCTAGCCCAACAACTTTGGAAAAATTAATAAAACAAAGTACAAGCAAATATTCAATTCAACCAATAGACGCCATTGTCATAACAGATCCCCAGTTAGAAAAAAGAGTTAAACCACAAATAGAAAATTTCAAAGAGGAAGGACTTAAAATCGAATACTTACCTAACATGGTAGAAAAATACCTAAATCGTATACCAATAGAAGTAGCTGAGAAATTTAAGGAGTATTATGAAGTAATATTCCAAGAAACTCAACCTGATCCTGTACAAAAAATTCTTGATAAACTATTAGGATCTTTACTTTTATTGATTTTTTCTCCTTTTATGCTTATAATAAGTCTAGCTATTTTGATTGAAGATGGAAGACCAATAATTTACAAACAAAAAAGAATGGGAAAGAACGAAAAAATATTCATAATGAACAAATTCAGATCATTAAAAGAAACTGAAATAAACGAAAATAATCCTAACGAAGATATAGAAAAAAGGGTTTTGAAAACTGGAAAAATAACCAGAAAACTAAGACTTGACGAACTCCCCCAATTTTGGAATATAATAAAAGGAGATATGTCAATTGTAGGACCAAGACCAGAGATGCTTAAGTTCCATAATATTATGTCAAGCCAAATCCCTTTTTATAACTTCAGACTCAAAATAAATCCGGGAATAACAGGCTGGGCTCAAATATATTACAAACATACATCTACTCTTGAAGATTATATCATTAAAACAGAATATGACTTATACTACATAAAAAACAGAAACACTTTTTTAGACCTTCAAATAATGCTTAAAACACTCGAAACTATCTTAGGAATGAGGGGGGCAAGGTGA